The Coregonus clupeaformis isolate EN_2021a unplaced genomic scaffold, ASM2061545v1 scaf0624, whole genome shotgun sequence genome window below encodes:
- the LOC121562632 gene encoding L-rhamnose-binding lectin CSL1-like isoform X1 gives MLLGQSILITVLQASLCLGYGTSESQRSFLTCGDPSLQCDYGVIRVYEVKFCTTEGLASKETPKACSDTEAFNGVSKRCDGKGKCEVATSGSVCDLCNSAHLTHMYLDVTYGCLESKKVTTCEGGGVVHLECGDGVVFLQKALYGRTDSQTCSQGRPQSQLTNTKCSQEGTLALWSQRCDGKQVCEVNMRETQISDPCYGTYKYLDVTYACLPAKTSITCEHSTSSLDCGKGVIQVFHANYGRRDGSTCSAGRHELSNQNCLQPKTLDVVKQWCEGKSQCTVGNDAVFGDPCYGTYKYLEVSYTCLGGCEYRTAIS, from the exons ATGCTCCTTGGACAATCCATTTTAATCACCG TGCTGCAGGCCAGCCTCTGTCTGG GTTATGGAACGTCAGAGAGTCAACGCAGTTTCCTGACGTGTGGTGATCCCAGCCTCCAGTGTG attACGGTGTGATCAGGGTATATGAGGTCAAATTCTGCACCACTGAGGGGTTGGCATCAAAAGAGACCCCTAAAGCCTGCTCCGATACAGAGGCCTTCAACGGTGTGTCTAAGag GTGTGATGGAAAAGGGAAGTGTGAGGTGGCGACCTCCGGCAGTGTGTGTGACCTCTGTAACTCCGCACACCTGACTCATATGTACCTGGACGTTACCTATGGCTGCCTTGAGAGCA AGAAGGTGACTACCTGTGAGGGTGGTGGTGTGGTGCATTTGGAATGTG gAGATGGGGTGGTCTTTCTTCAGAAAGCACTGTATGGACGCACAGACAGCCAGACCTGCAGTCAGGGACGACCTCAGAGTCAGCTGACTAACACAAAGTGTTCCCAGGAAGGAACTCTGGCACTGTGGtcacagag GTGTGACGGGAAGCAGGTGTGTGAGGTGAACATGAGAGAGACTCAGATCTCTGACCCTTGTTACGGAACCTACAAGTACCTGGATGTCACCtacgcctgcctgcctgcta AGACCAGTATCACCTGTGAGCACTCTACCAGCTCCCTGGACTGTG gtaaggGTGTGATACAGGTGTTTCACGCTAACTACGGCCGTAGAGATGGCTCTACCTGTTCTGCTGGACGCCACGAGCTCAGCAACCAGAACTGTCTGCAACCCAAAACCCTGGATGTGGTCAAACAATG GTGTGAGGGAAAGAGTCAGTGCACTGTGGGGAATGACGCGGTCTTCGGGGACCCCTGCTACGGAACCTACAAATACCTGGAGGTTTCCTACACCTGTCTGGGAGGCTGTGAGTACAGAACAGCTATCAGCTAA
- the LOC121564481 gene encoding butyrophilin subfamily 1 member A1-like, which produces MFTFSVPKDPVSVRLGHVATMPCSLTPSMNAEGLEVRWYRPKHFDNPVLLYRERQIQEAIQQAQYVGRASLGLREVTSDGLKGGDVTLKLVNVTLRDQGEYVCYVSSDQGYESASVFLNVTVVGTPPLLSAVRRDDDSVNVSCVSHGWKPRPSLQWSDGRQTLKPERLDYSSGAQGLVSAHSWILSSHSSAPWVSCSLVLSEGEEWEGRVDLRNLAAVPEASSGLQTAVIILALLLVLFVVFTGVLYKKRGRESTRVPKGDIVDIETMRQAEVDVTLDPKTAPPYLKVSPNDRRH; this is translated from the exons ATGTTCACATTTTCGGTACCCAAGGATCCGGTCTCGGTGCGGTTGGGACATGTTGCCACCATGCCATGCTCGCTCACCCCTTCCATGAACGCGGAGGGCCTGGAGGTGCGTTGGTACCGGCCCAAACATTTCGACAACCCGGTCTTGctctacagagagagacagatccagGAAGCCATACAGCAGGCCCAATACGTGGGCCGCGCCTCCCTTGGGCTCCGGGAGGTTACGTCAGACGGGCTGAAGGGAGGTGATGTGACCTTGAAGCTGGTTAATGTCACTCTGAGAGACCAAGGGGAATATGTGTGCTACGTCAGCAGTGACCAGGGCTATGAGAGTGCCAGTGTCTTTCTCAACGTGACTG TGGTgggcacccctcctctcctctcagcggTGAGAAGAGATGATGACTCTGTGAACGTGAGCTGTGTTTCCCATGGATGGAAGCCTAGGCCCAGCCTACAGTGGTCAGATGGGAGGCAGACTCTGAAACCTGAAAGGCTGGACTACAGCAGTGGTGCCCAAGGTCTGGTGTCTGCCCACAGCTGGATCCTCTCTTCCCACTCCAGTGCTCCCTGGGTATCCTGTTCTCTGGTTCTGTCTGAAGGGGAGGAGTGGGAGGGAAGAGTGGACCTACGGAACCTTGCGGCTGTACCGG AGGCTTCATCAGGACTGCAAACAGCTGTCATCATTTTAGCTCTGCTCCTGGTCCTGTTCGTGGTCTTCACTGGTGTGCTCTACAAAAAGAGAG GAAGAGAATCAACACGTGTGCCTAAAGGGG ATATAGTGGATATAGAGACTATGAGACAAGCTGAAG TGGATGTCACACTGGATCCCAAAACAGCTCCTCCTTATCTAAAAGTTAGTCCAAATG ACCGCAGACACTAG
- the LOC121562632 gene encoding L-rhamnose-binding lectin CSL1-like isoform X3: MRSNSAPLRGWHQKRPLKPAPIQRPSTVCLRGPVSTKRLRVESWWCDGKGKCEVATSGSVCDLCNSAHLTHMYLDVTYGCLESKKVTTCEGGGVVHLECGDGVVFLQKALYGRTDSQTCSQGRPQSQLTNTKCSQEGTLALWSQRCDGKQVCEVNMRETQISDPCYGTYKYLDVTYACLPAKTSITCEHSTSSLDCGKGVIQVFHANYGRRDGSTCSAGRHELSNQNCLQPKTLDVVKQWCEGKSQCTVGNDAVFGDPCYGTYKYLEVSYTCLGGCEYRTAIS; the protein is encoded by the exons ATGAGGTCAAATTCTGCACCACTGAGGGGTTGGCATCAAAAGAGACCCCTAAAGCCTGCTCCGATACAGAGGCCTTCAACGGTGTGTCTAAGag GGCcagtatccacaaagcgtctcagagtagaaagtTGGTG GTGTGATGGAAAAGGGAAGTGTGAGGTGGCGACCTCCGGCAGTGTGTGTGACCTCTGTAACTCCGCACACCTGACTCATATGTACCTGGACGTTACCTATGGCTGCCTTGAGAGCA AGAAGGTGACTACCTGTGAGGGTGGTGGTGTGGTGCATTTGGAATGTG gAGATGGGGTGGTCTTTCTTCAGAAAGCACTGTATGGACGCACAGACAGCCAGACCTGCAGTCAGGGACGACCTCAGAGTCAGCTGACTAACACAAAGTGTTCCCAGGAAGGAACTCTGGCACTGTGGtcacagag GTGTGACGGGAAGCAGGTGTGTGAGGTGAACATGAGAGAGACTCAGATCTCTGACCCTTGTTACGGAACCTACAAGTACCTGGATGTCACCtacgcctgcctgcctgcta AGACCAGTATCACCTGTGAGCACTCTACCAGCTCCCTGGACTGTG gtaaggGTGTGATACAGGTGTTTCACGCTAACTACGGCCGTAGAGATGGCTCTACCTGTTCTGCTGGACGCCACGAGCTCAGCAACCAGAACTGTCTGCAACCCAAAACCCTGGATGTGGTCAAACAATG GTGTGAGGGAAAGAGTCAGTGCACTGTGGGGAATGACGCGGTCTTCGGGGACCCCTGCTACGGAACCTACAAATACCTGGAGGTTTCCTACACCTGTCTGGGAGGCTGTGAGTACAGAACAGCTATCAGCTAA
- the LOC121562632 gene encoding L-rhamnose-binding lectin CSL1-like isoform X2, translated as MLLGQSILITVLQASLCLGYGTSESQRSFLTCGDPSLQCDYGVIRVYEVKFCTTEGLASKETPKACSDTEAFNGVSKRCDGKGKCEVATSGSVCDLCNSAHLTHMYLDVTYGCLESKKVTTCEGGGVVHLECGDGVVFLQKALYGRTDSQTCSQGRPQSQLTNTKCSQEGTLALWSQRCDGKQVCEVNMRETQISDPCYGTYKYLDVTYACLPAKTSITCEHSTSSLDCGKGVIQVFHANYGRRDGSTCSAGRHELSNQNCLQPKTLDVVKQWCEGKSQCTVGNDAVFGDPCYGTYKYLEVSYTCLGGSPTG; from the exons ATGCTCCTTGGACAATCCATTTTAATCACCG TGCTGCAGGCCAGCCTCTGTCTGG GTTATGGAACGTCAGAGAGTCAACGCAGTTTCCTGACGTGTGGTGATCCCAGCCTCCAGTGTG attACGGTGTGATCAGGGTATATGAGGTCAAATTCTGCACCACTGAGGGGTTGGCATCAAAAGAGACCCCTAAAGCCTGCTCCGATACAGAGGCCTTCAACGGTGTGTCTAAGag GTGTGATGGAAAAGGGAAGTGTGAGGTGGCGACCTCCGGCAGTGTGTGTGACCTCTGTAACTCCGCACACCTGACTCATATGTACCTGGACGTTACCTATGGCTGCCTTGAGAGCA AGAAGGTGACTACCTGTGAGGGTGGTGGTGTGGTGCATTTGGAATGTG gAGATGGGGTGGTCTTTCTTCAGAAAGCACTGTATGGACGCACAGACAGCCAGACCTGCAGTCAGGGACGACCTCAGAGTCAGCTGACTAACACAAAGTGTTCCCAGGAAGGAACTCTGGCACTGTGGtcacagag GTGTGACGGGAAGCAGGTGTGTGAGGTGAACATGAGAGAGACTCAGATCTCTGACCCTTGTTACGGAACCTACAAGTACCTGGATGTCACCtacgcctgcctgcctgcta AGACCAGTATCACCTGTGAGCACTCTACCAGCTCCCTGGACTGTG gtaaggGTGTGATACAGGTGTTTCACGCTAACTACGGCCGTAGAGATGGCTCTACCTGTTCTGCTGGACGCCACGAGCTCAGCAACCAGAACTGTCTGCAACCCAAAACCCTGGATGTGGTCAAACAATG GTGTGAGGGAAAGAGTCAGTGCACTGTGGGGAATGACGCGGTCTTCGGGGACCCCTGCTACGGAACCTACAAATACCTGGAGGTTTCCTACACCTGTCTGGGAGGCT CCCCTACAGGGTAA